A single window of Archangium gephyra DNA harbors:
- a CDS encoding site-2 protease family protein, with protein sequence MRGAIRIATLRGIPIRVHYSFLLVLPFLAWLFGLTLASGFGAERLRGHPLVWGVGLVACLFLSVLVHELAHSVYALRKGGQVSDITLLMIGGVSRITRMPEGARHEALMALAGPATSLVLGVLLMVGSVPLARAGAADVSFAVAYLGGLNVFLGLFNLLPAFPMDGGRVLRALLTGWLGRVRATQTAAFVGKGFALLFGLVGLFGLPGLWPAGNPILILIAVFVFMGAAGESREVLMQSLLSGLRVRELMTPRTSAVGAEDSVEEVDARLRAERRRALPVVEDGRVVGLVTRMAVRRVPEPRRAQVRAREVAQPVPELTPEASAWDALREMGQRQLPQLPVVQEGLLVGTLTQEDLVRGMQLRELEENRRDGPWGVGPRESHP encoded by the coding sequence GTGCGCGGAGCCATCCGAATCGCCACCCTGCGGGGCATTCCCATCCGGGTGCACTACTCCTTCCTGCTGGTGCTGCCCTTCCTGGCGTGGCTCTTCGGACTCACCCTGGCGAGCGGCTTCGGCGCCGAGCGGCTCCGGGGCCACCCGCTGGTGTGGGGCGTGGGCCTGGTGGCGTGCCTCTTCCTGTCCGTGCTCGTGCATGAGCTGGCCCACTCCGTCTACGCGCTGCGCAAGGGCGGCCAGGTCTCCGACATCACCCTGCTGATGATTGGCGGCGTGTCCCGCATCACCCGCATGCCCGAGGGCGCGCGGCACGAGGCCCTCATGGCGCTCGCGGGCCCCGCCACCAGCCTGGTGCTGGGGGTGCTGCTGATGGTGGGCTCGGTGCCCCTGGCGCGCGCGGGCGCCGCGGACGTGAGCTTCGCCGTCGCCTACCTGGGCGGCCTCAATGTCTTCCTCGGCCTCTTCAACCTGCTGCCCGCCTTCCCCATGGACGGAGGCCGCGTGCTGCGCGCGCTGCTCACCGGGTGGCTCGGCCGGGTGCGCGCCACGCAGACGGCCGCCTTCGTCGGCAAGGGTTTCGCCCTGCTCTTCGGCCTGGTGGGCCTCTTCGGCCTGCCGGGGCTGTGGCCCGCGGGCAACCCCATTTTGATTCTCATCGCCGTCTTCGTCTTCATGGGCGCCGCGGGCGAGTCGCGCGAGGTGCTCATGCAGTCACTGCTCTCCGGCCTGCGCGTGCGCGAGCTGATGACGCCGCGCACGTCCGCGGTGGGCGCGGAGGACTCGGTGGAGGAGGTGGACGCGCGCCTGAGGGCCGAGCGGCGGCGGGCCCTGCCGGTGGTGGAGGACGGGCGCGTGGTGGGGTTGGTGACGCGGATGGCCGTGCGGCGGGTGCCGGAGCCGCGGCGTGCCCAGGTGCGGGCGCGCGAGGTGGCCCAGCCCGTGCCCGAGCTCACCCCCGAGGCCAGCGCCTGGGACGCGCTGCGTGAAATGGGCCAGCGTCAGCTGCCCCAACTGCCCGTGGTGCAGGAGGGCCTGCTGGTGGGCACCCTCACGCAGGAGGACCTCGTGCGCGGCATGCAGCTGCGCGAGCTGGAGGAGAACCGCCGCGACGGCCCGTGGGGCGTGGGCCCGCGCGAGTCACATCCCTGA
- a CDS encoding cytochrome c3 family protein, with protein sequence MAWIFTPRANTVARVVAAGLLATPALGALGLWAYARSPLAQNLRQPIPQPVQFDHRHHAGDEAIDCRYCHSTVEVSSSAGYPSQATCLGCHAQIWNQSPLLEPVRQSYFADRPIPWSRVHDLPDFVYFNHSIHVNKGVGCVTCHGRVDLMPSVQQAQPLSMGWCLDCHRDPVPNLRPLEAITSLRWKPGPGDARPEELARRYDVQPRTNCTTCHR encoded by the coding sequence ATGGCCTGGATCTTCACACCTCGCGCGAACACGGTGGCCCGGGTCGTCGCGGCGGGGCTGTTGGCCACACCGGCGCTCGGAGCGCTGGGACTCTGGGCCTACGCGCGCAGCCCGCTCGCCCAGAACCTGCGGCAGCCCATTCCGCAGCCGGTGCAGTTCGACCATCGGCACCACGCGGGAGACGAGGCCATCGACTGCCGCTACTGCCACAGCACGGTCGAGGTCTCCTCGAGCGCGGGCTATCCCTCGCAGGCCACGTGCCTCGGGTGCCACGCGCAAATCTGGAACCAGAGCCCGCTGCTGGAACCCGTCCGGCAATCCTACTTCGCGGACCGGCCGATTCCCTGGAGCCGGGTGCATGACCTGCCGGACTTCGTCTACTTCAACCACTCCATCCACGTGAACAAGGGGGTGGGGTGTGTGACGTGCCATGGGCGGGTGGACCTGATGCCGTCGGTGCAGCAGGCGCAACCGCTGTCCATGGGGTGGTGCCTGGACTGCCACCGGGATCCGGTGCCGAACCTGCGCCCCCTGGAAGCCATCACCTCGCTGCGCTGGAAGCCGGGCCCGGGAGACGCGAGGCCGGAGGAGCTGGCGCGGCGCTACGACGTCCAACCCCGAACGAACTGCACGACATGCCACCGCTGA
- a CDS encoding Uma2 family endonuclease — protein MSMEERERVVEALPAEVTWDEMAMPEGDLHNRGKRQAQEVLEGYFEQRRRRVYVASELPIYYPGERRFAPDLLVVLDVEPHLRGKWVVSHEGRGLDWVMEVHVGGDRKKDAEYNVRRYARLGIPEYFIYDRARERLEAYRLPSAEAREYVRMEPEQGRYTSEVLGLELQLEGGRLRFWAGNALLLAPAEMNERLRGLLDGEQRRADEEARRREEAERRLAELQAELERLKSRGP, from the coding sequence ATGAGCATGGAGGAGAGGGAGCGGGTGGTGGAGGCTCTTCCCGCGGAGGTGACGTGGGATGAGATGGCCATGCCGGAGGGGGACCTGCACAACCGGGGGAAGCGGCAGGCGCAAGAGGTCCTCGAGGGCTACTTCGAGCAGCGGCGGCGCCGGGTGTACGTCGCGTCGGAGCTGCCCATCTACTACCCCGGGGAGAGGCGCTTCGCGCCGGACCTGTTGGTGGTGTTGGACGTGGAGCCGCACCTGAGGGGCAAGTGGGTGGTGAGCCACGAGGGCAGGGGGCTGGACTGGGTGATGGAGGTGCACGTGGGCGGCGACCGCAAGAAGGACGCCGAATACAACGTGCGGCGCTACGCCCGGTTGGGCATCCCCGAGTACTTCATCTACGACCGGGCTCGGGAGCGGCTGGAGGCCTACCGGCTGCCCTCCGCCGAGGCGAGGGAGTACGTGCGGATGGAGCCGGAGCAGGGCCGGTACACCTCGGAGGTGCTGGGGCTGGAGTTGCAACTGGAGGGAGGCCGGCTGCGCTTCTGGGCGGGAAACGCCCTGCTGCTGGCGCCAGCGGAGATGAACGAGCGGCTGCGGGGGCTGCTGGACGGTGAGCAGCGGCGAGCGGATGAGGAAGCCCGCCGGCGCGAGGAGGCGGAGCGCCGGCTGGCGGAGCTCCAGGCCGAGCTGGAGCGGCTCAAGTCCCGAGGGCCGTGA
- the ggt gene encoding gamma-glutamyltransferase, whose amino-acid sequence MRRLLFSVSASLVCLGLVPGCTTLPAPRPEPRTLPASTATGRGGAAATVDVRATSAALEVLRSGGNAIDAAVAAASVLGVTDPYSCGIGGGGFLVAWLARDQRVVTLDHRETAPAGLERSRLYEKGVPLPFEEFVTSGLSVGVPGALMGWSEALRLYGSRPLADVLQPAIRVAEQGFEVDATFHEQTRHNVERFRDFTSSAALFLGPDGQPWPVGATFRNPGLARTYRLVAQGGAPAFYRGELAQAIVSTVTQPPLAPGASRPVRPGVMRLEDLERYEALVRPPVTSTYRGYTLYGMGAPGSGGVTLALTLNLLEAQAPASLSRAEFLHRYLEASRLAFADRNAFLGDPAFVSVPEAGLLSREYAARRGAMLDGARASTSAVAPGNPLPFQGAARAVLPRVPEVARPAAEEQAPNKETTHITTSDAAGNIATYTCTIEGEGGNGMVVPGYGFLLNNELTDFDLPATVDAPHPNAPAPGKRPRSSMSPLLVFKDGAPVLALGSPGGATIITTVGQTLVNHLDFGMPIEQALAAPRVSQRNSPDHRSQAEPAFLASPEAAALGELGHGFTNVGPIGALTAIRFHPDGTVTAAAEPTRRGGGSAMVVEPVK is encoded by the coding sequence ATGCGAAGGCTCCTCTTCTCCGTCAGTGCCTCCCTGGTGTGCCTGGGGCTCGTCCCCGGTTGCACCACCCTCCCCGCGCCCAGGCCCGAGCCCCGGACGCTTCCCGCCTCCACCGCCACGGGCCGCGGAGGCGCCGCCGCCACCGTGGACGTGCGCGCCACCTCCGCCGCCCTCGAGGTGCTGCGCTCCGGGGGCAACGCCATCGACGCCGCCGTGGCCGCCGCCAGCGTGCTCGGCGTCACGGATCCCTACTCCTGTGGCATCGGCGGCGGGGGCTTCCTCGTCGCCTGGCTCGCCCGGGACCAGCGCGTCGTCACGCTGGACCACCGCGAGACGGCGCCCGCGGGCCTGGAGCGCTCGCGCCTCTACGAGAAGGGCGTCCCCCTGCCCTTCGAGGAATTCGTCACCAGCGGCCTGTCCGTGGGCGTCCCCGGCGCCCTCATGGGCTGGAGCGAGGCGCTGCGCCTGTATGGCTCGCGCCCGCTCGCCGACGTCCTCCAGCCCGCCATCCGCGTCGCCGAGCAGGGCTTCGAGGTGGACGCCACCTTCCACGAGCAGACGCGCCACAACGTCGAGCGCTTCCGCGACTTCACCAGCTCCGCCGCCCTCTTCCTCGGGCCGGACGGGCAGCCCTGGCCGGTGGGCGCCACCTTCCGGAACCCGGGCCTCGCGCGGACGTACCGGCTCGTCGCCCAGGGCGGCGCCCCCGCCTTCTACCGGGGGGAGCTGGCCCAGGCCATCGTCTCCACCGTCACCCAGCCGCCGCTCGCCCCCGGGGCCTCGCGCCCCGTGCGCCCCGGCGTCATGCGGCTGGAGGACCTCGAGCGCTACGAGGCCCTCGTCCGTCCCCCCGTGACGAGCACCTACCGCGGCTACACGCTGTATGGCATGGGCGCGCCGGGCAGCGGCGGTGTCACGCTCGCCCTGACGTTGAACCTGCTCGAGGCCCAGGCACCGGCCTCGCTGTCCCGCGCGGAGTTCCTCCACCGGTACCTGGAGGCCTCGCGGCTCGCCTTCGCCGACCGCAATGCCTTCCTTGGCGACCCCGCCTTCGTCTCCGTCCCCGAGGCCGGCCTCCTGTCACGCGAGTACGCCGCGCGGCGCGGCGCGATGCTCGACGGGGCCCGGGCCTCCACCAGCGCCGTGGCGCCCGGCAATCCCCTTCCCTTCCAGGGGGCGGCCCGGGCCGTGCTGCCCCGAGTGCCCGAGGTGGCCCGCCCCGCCGCCGAGGAGCAGGCCCCCAACAAGGAGACCACGCACATCACCACCTCGGATGCGGCGGGAAACATCGCCACGTACACGTGCACCATCGAGGGCGAGGGCGGCAACGGCATGGTCGTCCCCGGCTACGGCTTCCTGCTCAACAACGAGCTGACGGACTTCGACCTGCCCGCCACCGTGGACGCGCCCCACCCCAACGCCCCGGCCCCCGGCAAGCGGCCGCGCAGCAGCATGAGCCCCCTGCTCGTGTTCAAGGACGGCGCTCCCGTGCTCGCGCTCGGCAGCCCCGGTGGCGCCACCATCATCACCACCGTGGGGCAGACGCTCGTGAATCACCTCGACTTCGGCATGCCCATCGAGCAGGCCCTGGCCGCGCCTCGCGTGTCCCAGCGCAACTCGCCGGACCACCGCAGCCAGGCCGAGCCCGCCTTCCTCGCCTCGCCCGAGGCCGCCGCGCTCGGAGAGCTGGGGCATGGCTTCACGAATGTGGGGCCCATTGGCGCGCTCACCGCCATCCGCTTCCACCCGGATGGCACCGTCACCGCCGCCGCCGAGCCCACCCGCCGCGGGGGCGGCAGCGCCATGGTCGTCGAGCCCGTGAAGTGA
- a CDS encoding TAT-variant-translocated molybdopterin oxidoreductase, with amino-acid sequence MPPLTDRYPLPVLQDPPEAGNERPRTWRSLEELHGSPELAKAAEREFPPGAAEPPRGLDRRRFLQLAGTTAALAGLAACKKPAEKVMPYTVQPPDVKPGLPNAYATAWEAEGYGAGLVVTSWEGRPTKVEGNPDHPVSLGATNHLAQALLVDLYDTTRVRGVKQRGTPRSFKGYLQEQTERASRLEATGGEGLWLLLEPSASPTRRELVERIRQRFPRARVETYHALSRDNVYEGARLAFGRPLETRVRYDEARAVLSLDADFLTQGPYALREAREFSRARLPERGAMSRLYVAESHHGVTGMNADHHLRMKPSEVERFALAVLGELARTHGLPGLEGYRELELGWPEKAREVRAVAGDLARNGERAVVVVGERQPPRVHAVAHLLNAVLGSQTRLITLYEPGIEAVRSGPQVLRELSEAASAGRVDTLVMTAFNPVYTAPVGVTLGAALSAVPNAVYLALREDETSKHSAWVLPAAHVLESWGDTRAVDGTASILQPLIEPLFQGLTELDVLSPFAGVAEQTPYQLVKAHWQRRTQTAGPAFEDTWEQWLAVGTIPGTQLQGTRATLDAGAVEASVRSFARKPSQGLELNLLPGYKLRDGRYFHNAWLQEMPDPLTMLSWSNAALLSPGTAERLSLKPRDKVKLTFRGRWVEAPVYVLPGHADDTVSLELGWGREWSGDPEAPEELGVNAYLLRHADAPWFAEGLQVEKVEGRGRYATSQDHWAMEGREVAIQDTLEAFEKKKPEYLEHLKGPVEELYEPFQYDEGYQWAMAVDLSRCIGCGACVVACQAENNIPVVGREQVERGREMYWLRVDRYFEGTPEEPRAIPQPMMCQHCEKAPCEYVCPVNATVHSDEGLNEMVYNRCIGTRYCSNNCPYKVRRFNYLDYRPKVTELEKLGFNPDVTVRMRGVMEKCTYCVQRIERARIESRKERRPIDTEALQSACAQVCPTEAIAFGSLHVKESEVARRHADPRHYAVLHELGTKPRTAYLARIKNPNPELEHG; translated from the coding sequence ATGCCACCGCTGACCGACCGCTATCCGTTGCCCGTGCTCCAGGACCCGCCCGAGGCGGGAAACGAGCGTCCGCGCACGTGGCGCAGCCTGGAGGAGCTGCACGGCTCGCCGGAGCTGGCGAAGGCGGCCGAGCGGGAATTCCCGCCGGGAGCGGCCGAGCCTCCCCGGGGCCTGGACCGGCGGCGCTTCCTGCAGCTGGCGGGAACCACGGCGGCGCTGGCGGGGCTGGCGGCGTGCAAGAAGCCGGCGGAGAAGGTGATGCCGTACACGGTCCAGCCGCCGGACGTGAAGCCAGGCCTTCCCAACGCCTACGCGACGGCGTGGGAGGCGGAGGGCTACGGGGCGGGGCTGGTGGTGACGAGCTGGGAGGGCCGGCCGACGAAGGTGGAGGGTAACCCGGACCACCCGGTGAGCCTCGGGGCCACGAACCACCTGGCGCAAGCACTGTTGGTGGACCTCTACGACACCACCCGGGTGCGCGGAGTGAAGCAGCGAGGCACCCCCCGCTCCTTCAAGGGGTACCTCCAGGAGCAGACGGAGCGAGCGAGCCGGCTGGAGGCGACCGGAGGCGAAGGCCTGTGGCTGCTGCTGGAGCCCTCGGCATCCCCCACGAGGCGCGAGCTCGTGGAGCGCATCCGCCAGCGCTTCCCGAGGGCGCGGGTGGAGACGTACCACGCGCTGTCACGGGACAACGTGTACGAGGGGGCGAGGCTCGCGTTCGGCCGTCCGCTGGAGACGCGGGTGCGCTACGACGAGGCCCGGGCGGTGCTGTCGCTGGACGCGGACTTCCTGACGCAGGGCCCGTACGCATTGCGCGAGGCGCGTGAGTTCTCCCGCGCGAGGCTGCCGGAGCGGGGGGCGATGAGCCGGCTGTACGTGGCCGAATCGCACCACGGCGTGACGGGGATGAACGCGGACCACCACCTGAGGATGAAGCCCTCGGAGGTGGAGCGCTTCGCCCTGGCGGTGCTGGGCGAGCTGGCGAGGACGCACGGCCTGCCGGGACTCGAGGGCTACCGGGAGCTGGAGCTCGGCTGGCCGGAGAAGGCGCGAGAGGTGCGCGCGGTCGCGGGAGACCTGGCGAGGAACGGGGAGCGGGCGGTGGTGGTGGTGGGCGAGCGCCAACCGCCGCGAGTGCACGCGGTGGCGCACCTGCTCAACGCCGTTCTCGGGAGCCAGACCCGGCTCATCACCCTGTACGAGCCCGGAATCGAAGCGGTGCGAAGTGGCCCCCAGGTGCTGCGCGAATTGTCCGAGGCGGCGAGCGCGGGCCGGGTGGACACGCTGGTGATGACGGCCTTCAACCCGGTGTACACGGCGCCGGTGGGGGTGACGCTGGGGGCGGCGCTGAGCGCGGTGCCCAACGCGGTGTACCTGGCGTTGCGAGAGGACGAGACATCGAAGCACAGCGCGTGGGTGCTGCCGGCGGCGCACGTGCTGGAGAGCTGGGGAGACACGCGGGCGGTGGACGGGACGGCGAGCATCCTCCAGCCGCTCATCGAGCCGCTCTTCCAGGGGCTGACGGAGCTGGACGTGCTCTCCCCGTTCGCGGGAGTGGCGGAGCAGACGCCCTACCAACTGGTGAAGGCCCACTGGCAGCGGAGAACCCAGACAGCGGGCCCGGCCTTCGAGGACACGTGGGAGCAGTGGCTGGCGGTGGGGACGATTCCCGGAACCCAGCTGCAGGGCACGCGAGCCACCCTGGACGCGGGAGCGGTGGAGGCGAGCGTGAGGAGCTTCGCGCGCAAACCCTCGCAGGGACTCGAGCTGAACCTGCTGCCCGGCTACAAGCTGAGGGACGGGCGGTACTTCCACAACGCCTGGCTGCAGGAGATGCCGGACCCGCTGACGATGCTCTCCTGGAGCAACGCGGCGCTGCTGAGCCCGGGCACGGCCGAGCGTCTGTCCTTGAAGCCACGGGACAAGGTGAAGCTGACGTTCCGCGGGCGCTGGGTGGAGGCACCGGTGTATGTGCTGCCCGGGCACGCGGACGACACGGTGTCGCTGGAGCTCGGCTGGGGGCGCGAGTGGAGCGGGGACCCCGAGGCGCCCGAGGAACTGGGAGTCAACGCGTACCTGCTGAGGCACGCGGACGCGCCGTGGTTCGCGGAGGGCCTCCAGGTGGAGAAGGTAGAGGGGCGGGGCCGGTACGCGACGTCCCAGGACCACTGGGCGATGGAGGGCCGCGAGGTCGCCATCCAGGACACGCTGGAGGCCTTCGAGAAGAAGAAGCCCGAGTACCTCGAGCACCTGAAGGGCCCGGTGGAGGAACTGTACGAGCCCTTCCAATACGACGAGGGCTACCAGTGGGCGATGGCGGTGGACCTGAGCCGGTGCATCGGGTGTGGGGCGTGCGTGGTGGCGTGCCAGGCGGAGAACAACATCCCGGTGGTGGGGCGCGAGCAGGTGGAGCGGGGGCGGGAGATGTACTGGCTGCGGGTGGACCGGTACTTCGAGGGGACGCCGGAGGAGCCTCGGGCCATTCCCCAGCCGATGATGTGCCAGCACTGCGAGAAGGCGCCCTGCGAGTACGTGTGCCCGGTGAACGCCACGGTGCACTCGGACGAGGGCCTGAACGAGATGGTCTACAACCGGTGCATTGGCACCCGGTACTGCAGCAACAACTGCCCGTACAAGGTGCGCCGGTTCAACTACCTCGACTACCGGCCGAAGGTGACGGAGCTGGAGAAGCTGGGGTTCAACCCGGACGTCACGGTGCGGATGCGGGGGGTGATGGAGAAGTGCACGTACTGCGTGCAACGGATTGAGCGGGCCCGCATCGAGTCGCGCAAGGAGCGCAGGCCCATCGACACGGAGGCGCTCCAATCCGCGTGCGCGCAGGTATGCCCCACGGAGGCGATTGCCTTCGGCTCGCTGCACGTGAAGGAGTCCGAGGTGGCCAGACGCCACGCGGACCCGAGACACTACGCGGTGCTGCACGAGCTGGGGACGAAGCCGCGCACGGCGTACCTGGCGCGCATCAAGAACCCGAACCCGGAGCTCGAGCATGGCTGA
- a CDS encoding CBS domain-containing protein, translating into MARIIREVMSSDVEVINPNDTLRDAAEKMRSLNVGPLPVCDGQRILGMITDRDIVVRAIALGRDPNTTQVADAMSSGIEYCFDDDDVDSVLRNMKVKQIRRMIVVDRNKKLVGIVALGDLSGEVSEQKVGETLEGISEPSSPI; encoded by the coding sequence ATGGCCAGGATCATTCGTGAAGTGATGTCGAGCGACGTGGAGGTCATCAACCCCAATGACACCCTCCGCGATGCCGCCGAGAAGATGCGCAGCCTCAACGTGGGCCCCCTGCCCGTCTGCGACGGCCAGCGCATCCTGGGGATGATCACCGACCGCGACATCGTCGTGCGCGCCATCGCCCTGGGGAGAGATCCCAACACCACCCAGGTGGCCGACGCCATGAGCTCGGGCATCGAGTACTGCTTCGATGACGACGACGTGGACAGCGTGCTGCGCAACATGAAGGTGAAGCAGATCCGCCGGATGATCGTCGTGGACCGCAACAAGAAGCTGGTGGGCATCGTCGCGCTGGGGGACCTGAGCGGCGAGGTGAGCGAGCAGAAGGTGGGCGAGACGCTCGAGGGCATCTCCGAGCCCTCCAGCCCCATCTGA
- a CDS encoding UbiA family prenyltransferase, which translates to MTMRTMLEGTHPAEPVAWLRFIVRELWVSWRFVGGDVSSAVVPPLLFIGAASGHHGLGAGEVLGALGRGLLYFWLFAYAFGLSNQLVGVEEDRVNKPHRPLVRGEVSVRGTRWRWVACMTLLTLVGWAFGVWEWALAWQVIIVVHNEVGGAKRWWAKNLLIALGVVTQLAAAWELVGPLTPVTWRWIGVLASVVFLLVSLQDLRDLEGDRASGRKTFPLVFGEKPTRYVLGTLFGLLPLVLHEVLMKPLGLTSAVVACDAALAVVSWVIAARVVGWRTRSEDHRTYLLFTYWYCLALLSTIVVL; encoded by the coding sequence ATGACGATGCGGACCATGCTCGAGGGGACGCACCCGGCGGAGCCGGTGGCGTGGCTGCGGTTCATCGTGCGCGAGCTGTGGGTGAGCTGGCGATTCGTGGGAGGAGACGTGTCGTCGGCGGTGGTGCCACCGCTGCTGTTCATCGGAGCGGCGAGCGGCCATCACGGCCTGGGAGCGGGCGAGGTGCTGGGGGCACTGGGCCGGGGGCTGCTGTACTTCTGGCTGTTCGCGTATGCCTTTGGGCTCTCCAACCAGCTGGTGGGGGTGGAGGAGGACCGGGTGAACAAGCCGCACCGGCCGCTGGTGCGCGGCGAGGTGTCGGTGCGAGGGACGCGCTGGCGCTGGGTGGCGTGCATGACGCTGCTGACGCTGGTGGGGTGGGCGTTCGGCGTCTGGGAGTGGGCGCTGGCGTGGCAGGTGATCATCGTGGTGCACAACGAGGTGGGGGGAGCGAAGCGGTGGTGGGCGAAGAACCTGCTGATCGCGCTGGGGGTGGTGACGCAGCTGGCGGCGGCGTGGGAGCTGGTGGGGCCGCTGACGCCGGTGACGTGGCGGTGGATTGGCGTGCTGGCGAGCGTGGTGTTCCTGCTGGTGTCGCTGCAGGACTTGAGGGACCTGGAGGGAGACAGGGCGAGCGGACGGAAGACGTTCCCGCTGGTGTTCGGGGAGAAGCCGACGCGGTACGTGTTGGGGACGCTCTTCGGGCTGTTGCCGCTGGTCCTCCACGAGGTGTTGATGAAGCCGCTGGGGCTGACGTCGGCGGTGGTGGCCTGCGACGCGGCGCTGGCGGTGGTGAGCTGGGTGATAGCGGCGCGGGTGGTGGGGTGGAGGACGCGGAGCGAGGACCACCGGACGTACCTGCTGTTCACCTACTGGTACTGCCTGGCGCTGCTGAGCACGATCGTCGTGCTGTGA